CCTGCAGATGTGGCATGTGGTGGACAAGTGCACAGAGCTGCTGCGGGAGTGCCAACCCCCGGCGCCGCCCGCCCCTAGCCAGAACCAGTCGCCCAGCAGCAGCAACTACCTCAGCCCCTGGCACGGTCCCGAGCTGCCCGCCAAGTTCGAGAGGCCCGAGGACGACGGCGTCAAGGTGGAGGGCCACTGTCACCCTCACCACCGCCAACacgggcagcagcagcagcaacatgaggaggaggaagaggaggaggaggatggggcGGCGGGGGGAGGGGACGACGATGATGAGGAGGTAGACGAGGATGAGGACGACGATGGGCAGAAAGGCCGGACCTCGCCGCGCCAGGACACCGAGCAGGACAACGTCATCAGCAACTCGGCCGAGCGGGAGAAGTTCGGAGCAGAGGGCCGGGAGAGTGAGGCCGGGGCAGTGAGCGACGGCGGCGCTGACTGCCCTTACCCGCTGCAGCCCTACAGCCAGCCCAGCATGGTGCCACACAAGCGCTGGGTCTTGGTGAAGAGTGGCAAGGCGGAGGGTGGCGCGTCTCCAGGCGGCGCGGGGGACGAGGACGAGGAGCGGCACTTTGTGCTGGTGCCACCCATGGGAAAGAGGGAGCCGGAGGACCCCGGGGTGCACGAGCCGCCTGCCCACTTTGGTGAGCACCTGGGGCCCGAGGAGTATGACGAGTTTGCCGAGGACCCCAGCTACGACGAGCCGGTCGACTACTACGGAGCATCGGACGACTTCCACTTTGAGCAGCCGGCAGGGGGCAGCCCTGGGGGTATGGCCATGCAGGGCTCTGGGCTGCCTGGCGAGATCCAGGAGAACGGTGCCTACGGCGTGCTGGGCGATCCGGGCCCCAGTTCCGGGCAGGCCGGGGCGTCAGCCAGCTCAGACTTCCCCGGCGGCTCCGTCTACAAGCTCTACCCTTGCCAGTGCGGCAAGAGCTTCGCCCACAAGAGCCAGCGGGACCGCCACATGAGCATGCACCTCAACGTGAGGCCTTTCGGCTGCCCCATCTGCAACAAGAAGTTCAAGATGAAGCACCACCTGATGGGCCACATGAAGATCCACACCGGCCACAAGCCGTACGAGTGCCACTACTGTGGCAAGAAGTTCATGTGGCGAGACAGCTTCACGCGCCATCGTAATGCCTGTGCCAAACTCTACCACGCTGCCACCTCCGTCCCCATCCCCCTCCCTGACCTCGACGTGCCCTCCGACCTCAGTGTGCCCTCCGACCTCTGACCCAGCTCCTTCCGCTACCCCCACTCTCCGCCCACCAGCTGCCACTCCTCCAACCGATCGGCAGAGACTCTGGACGAGGGGTGAGATGGGTGTGGGGTGTGTGGAAGGGGAGGAGACCGGAGGTCGGGGGAGGGGAGAACTACGAGTTGGTACGATGGAACCAAAGTCGTTGTTAGGTGGGGGTATAGGGTGGGCGTGGCAAGGACTGATAAACACAATCTGGAGCCTGCTGCCAAGTTGTGCTCAACTGGACATTTCAAACATGACTGACTTCCAGCTGAGTTGACCCAGCTTTAAACCCACTTACCTTTGAATCAGGGCATGCTGACGATTTTTACAAGAAATAAGTATTTaagtatatatataaaacaaattatatatatatatatatatatatatatttagatatatgtatatttgtgtgtgtgtgtgtaaattgtGTTGCTGCACATGGAAGTATTTTTTACGGCCACCTCTGCTTTTTAATATTTATGGCAATTAAACCTGGGCAGGGTTGGAGAAGCTCCTGGGCACAGCTCCGATTCTGGGAGAAAGGAGCACCTCCGAATCCAGTTAGACACGTGTTGACCATGTCTTGCATGCTGTAAGGTTGTGGAGTCAAATCCCCTCCAGAGTGCCTGAGCAGAAACATCGAGGTTGGTTTAACCAGTGCCAGTGcggagacattaaactgagacaGGGTGCTCAAGATGGTCTGTCAGATTGGAGGCAGACTATCCTTTGCTTTCGGTCTTTCAAAGTAAAAGCTGGTGTGgagtggtggggggtggtgtgaGACTACAGAGGTAATCATGGGGGCAGGGGCAAGATTCCCTCCTCAGCCATTCTCACTAGATATGGATGATCTGGTCATCATCGCTTTGCTATTGGTTGGAGCTTGCTGTTATGCAAACTGACTACACTTCCCTCCATCACAACAGTGTCTGCACATCAAGAAGTACAACAGTTGCTGTAAAAAGGACTTTTTAGGGCCTGTGTTTCACCTTTTCAGAAATGTCACCATTTTTTCTCCCGCTTTTAATTTTGTTGTGTTCtttgctatttttgttttttttttaaagaaagtgtgGAATTTCAACTGCTGTCCCTGTGAATAAAGAAAGTTTGGTGACTGACTGGGTTTGGAGTTAATTGCGCTCATTCGGCTGTGACCTGGAGTGACCGCACAGCCAAGACGAGGAGCTGGTGGGCCTCCTGGTAATGTCACTGCCCTAGTGATCCACGGGTCCAAATCACTACAGGGGCAGTTGGAGGAGTTTAAATTCACTGCATAAACAgctgaatttgaaagctgagtagcAGGACTGAAGCTATCATTGATTGTTTAAAACCCAACCAGTCCACCTTTAGGTCATTTATGTGGTTTGGTCACATGAACTCACTGAAATGTGGTTCGCTGTTAAATGCCCTCTCAAGCCAGTCAGTTCTCAGAGTCTGGGAATTCTGCAcagggtaactcacctcctgacttctcaaaatctagaaggacaagggcaggagatgcCTGGGagcaccaccaactgcaagttcccttctgagccatcctgacttggaaacatatcaccatcccttcattgtcactgggtcaaaatcctggaactctgtctctaacagcattgtgggtctacctacaccccATGGACtacaagaaggcagttcataACCATCTCCAGGGGTATAAGGGATGGATGCTGGCCTTACCAATAATGTAACATCCTACGAAAAAGCAATTGAACAATAtctcatgaggaaagattggagagagaGCTGCCCTCTGCCTCACTTAGTTAAAGAAATTTCCTCTTAGGAATGATCGAGGTGCTGAGCTGGACTTGCGAAGATGTCAAGAGCATTCACTCAAATGATGCAGTGTAGCTTTGGCTGTACTGCCCATCGTGCCTGTGCCAGCTCATTTGAGGCGCCATCTTTGTCCCACTCCCATGATGTTTCTCagtggccccaccaatgtctCCTTTAAGTACTCAACAGTATTTCCACCACTTTTTCCCGTAGCTCCCTCCTGATTATAGCCAACGACATGAAAATAACCGTCCTCATTTTTCTTCTGGTTCTTTACTCATCACCTTTTATAACTGACCTCCCTGCTTGTCTGCCAGTGCAAAGTTGAGGGAAGACCGCTGCTAACTCTTCCCTTGACCTTCTGTGGTCCAAGGAGAGCAATAAAGGGAGGGAATCAACCAGGAGCTTCCTGATtcctgcctcctgctggctgGAGGTACAATTGAGGGTTGCTTCAAATTCACTTATCATTTAGTGGTTTGTCACCAGGTTTTTAAAAACTACCATAAACTAAGCAGATGGGCTCAGTGTTATTGGCTAGCAGAGAGACCAAACAGCCAGCCACAGCACTGGTCCGATCTACAAGTCACTTATATATTATTGCCTGTTAATGCTGTCAGAGCAGAGCAGTAGGTATAGACTGAAGAAGGTTGTCCTATGTGGATAGTGCAGGTGACTGGATCATTCAGACTGCTCTGTTCACCTGATGTCAGCACAGGGTGCAGCTCCAGTGTAGAATGTCAGCTTTTTCAGGGCAGAAATGTAAATGTGAAATAGAGAGAGTGGGAAAGAACAGTTCCACAAAGTTGTCCGTTCCTAAAGTCTGCAGCGAGGTCAGTGTATGCCCTAATCAGCTTTTCGAAATGAGGCTACTCCAATGCATTTGCACATCCAGGTCGGTGCCTTGCCATCCTGTTAGCTGCTCCAAGGCAGGTCACACACTTTTGTGAAGGAAGAGCATAGCTACAGGAGCAGATCCGAGGCTATTACTCATTGTCTGTCTGCCTAATtgacaaggcacaggtcaggaatacAATGGAATgatcttcacttgcctggatgggtgtagcgtCAAGAAACCCGAAGCTCAACACTATACAAGGCGAAATTtcattggcacctcatccacaaaTGTAAATATTCGCACCATCCAACATATACTATCTGCAGCAAATGGGCAAACTTCTTTCAGCTGCACTTTCCAAACTCGTAGCCTCTCCTACACAGACAGCAAgaatggcagaaatggtggaaacAACTAGTTCCTTTCCAAATTTCAcattatcctgatttggaattatattgccGTTCTCTTAcagtcactggatcaaaaccTTAGAATTCCTCAAaactggatttccctccctaacaacacagAACATATGTATATACACCAGATGGACTccagtggttcaaaaaggtgcTTCACCACCAGTTTCTTGAAGTcatttggggatgggcaatacattATGGCATTGCCAGCAGTGATATTTCCTTACACCTGTTGTCTCTGGTTTTCTAGCTTGTGTGTGTCATTAAATGAAGGGATGAACTGTAAACAGCCAGAgttaagatcagagtggtgctggaaaagcatagcgggtcaggcagcatccaaggatcaggaaaatcaatgtttcaggcaaaagcccttcctgacctgtgcttttgcagcaccactctaatcttgactctaatctccagcatttgcagtacccactttcgcatggtaaacatccaggacaaaggagtCATTTTTCTACATTAGAAAACGTGTGCATCTGTGGCCACAATGCAGTCTGATAGTTTCAGTCATCATAAGACCTAATTGAATGTGAACAGTTATTGTTAGATAGACTACAAAAATGTCAGCTGGGGTTCTCACTTTGAATAAGTGACACTGCAGAACACGTCTTCTGTTGGGTGACTTTTTTTAACAGTtatctctctcctgcaatgtcTGTTGCTCCTCGCTGTTAAACCCATCCAATCAAAGATTACACAAAGGGAACAGCACTTAAAAGCACATTTTCCTGAGAAATCCCGTCTTTATGCCTGCCTCAGGACCAAGGGTTTTGTACCACTCAACCCCACCTTCCCCCTCCGCCCTGACCGTGACGTCCCTGTGAATACAAACAGGAAGATGACAGGACTGAGCCCTTCCATGAGCTCTTCCAATTCTTTCCTCTTGCACTTCACTAGTAGCTGTGCCTTCAGTATTTGACCTAAGCTCTAGAATCCCTGGTTAGACCTCTCTGCGTCTGTATCCCTTTTTTTTAAGACTGCATACTTTAAAAAACTGCATCTTCAATCAATATCTCCTTAACGTGGCTCAATGTAAATTTTTGTTTCGTTCACTCCTGTGGTGTGCCATGCAATTCTTAACATGGCAACCCAATGAGCAAGCGATGTGTTTTTATACAAAATCTTACAAGGTGGATGTTTGGTCCCTGTACTGGCTCTTTGAAAGTGTTGTTTAACCCACTCCAGTCCCTGCTGTTTCCCCTTAGCCCTGCATATTTCACCCATCAACTTTTGACAGTTGTTACTGAACATGTTGTCAACATCCTTTCGGATGTTTATTCCAGATCATAGCTACTTATTGCTTAGCAAAAGAAAAGGCTCATCTCTccctctgcttccaccattctcCCAAACCCCCTCACCCCATCTAAACCCCTACCTCGTCTTTTGTCCCGCTGTACGCTGTGTCATCTGATTATCAATCTTGTCAGCAATGGAAATATTATTTACCCCATCAAAAATCTTTATTAGAGTTTGGGCTTGGAAAATCAACCCTAATCTTCATCTGTCACACTCCTGTCTTTCCCATCGGTTGCTTTGGCACTTCTTCTTGTCCTGTTTGTCATACTTCTCTTTAAAAACAAATGGGTAAAATACACAGCTGGTCTGTTATGTGTATCTGTAGGTGTATTCTATTTCTGTATTCTTGCCTGCT
This genomic stretch from Chiloscyllium plagiosum isolate BGI_BamShark_2017 chromosome 37, ASM401019v2, whole genome shotgun sequence harbors:
- the LOC122541391 gene encoding zinc finger and BTB domain-containing protein 43-like isoform X2, which translates into the protein MEPGMFQVEFPNFGNNLLRKLNQQRVEGKLCDITIHLQGQMFKAHRAVLAASSPYFHDQVLLKNASRIVLPGVMSPKAFENVLASSYTGKLTVLSPDIVSYLTVASFLQMWHVVDKCTELLRECQPPAPPAPSQNQSPSSSNYLSPWHGPELPAKFERPEDDGVKVEGHCHPHHRQHGQQQQQHEEEEEEEEDGAAGGGDDDDEEVDEDEDDDGQKGRTSPRQDTEQDNVISNSAEREKFGAEGRESEAGAVSDGGADCPYPLQPYSQPSMVPHKRWVLVKSGKAEGGASPGGAGDEDEERHFVLVPPMGKREPEDPGVHEPPAHFGEHLGPEEYDEFAEDPSYDEPVDYYGASDDFHFEQPAGGSPGGMAMQGSGLPGEIQENGAYGVLGDPGPSSGQAGASASSDFPGGSVYKLYPCQCGKSFAHKSQRDRHMSMHLNVRPFGCPICNKKFKMKHHLMGHMKIHTGHKPYECHYCGKKFMWRDSFTRHRNACAKLYHAATSVPIPLPDLDVPSDLSVPSDL
- the LOC122541391 gene encoding zinc finger and BTB domain-containing protein 43-like isoform X1, which encodes MGLWRRRGPMEPGMFQVEFPNFGNNLLRKLNQQRVEGKLCDITIHLQGQMFKAHRAVLAASSPYFHDQVLLKNASRIVLPGVMSPKAFENVLASSYTGKLTVLSPDIVSYLTVASFLQMWHVVDKCTELLRECQPPAPPAPSQNQSPSSSNYLSPWHGPELPAKFERPEDDGVKVEGHCHPHHRQHGQQQQQHEEEEEEEEDGAAGGGDDDDEEVDEDEDDDGQKGRTSPRQDTEQDNVISNSAEREKFGAEGRESEAGAVSDGGADCPYPLQPYSQPSMVPHKRWVLVKSGKAEGGASPGGAGDEDEERHFVLVPPMGKREPEDPGVHEPPAHFGEHLGPEEYDEFAEDPSYDEPVDYYGASDDFHFEQPAGGSPGGMAMQGSGLPGEIQENGAYGVLGDPGPSSGQAGASASSDFPGGSVYKLYPCQCGKSFAHKSQRDRHMSMHLNVRPFGCPICNKKFKMKHHLMGHMKIHTGHKPYECHYCGKKFMWRDSFTRHRNACAKLYHAATSVPIPLPDLDVPSDLSVPSDL